From one Neofelis nebulosa isolate mNeoNeb1 chromosome 4, mNeoNeb1.pri, whole genome shotgun sequence genomic stretch:
- the PARP3 gene encoding protein mono-ADP-ribosyltransferase PARP3 isoform X1 — protein sequence MAPKRKPPVQHAGPEKKKGRQGAEEEDSFRSTAKALRAAPTEKHIVRVDPACPLSHSPRTQVHEDYACTLNQTNIGSNNNKFYIIQLLEEGDRFACWNRWGRVGEVGQSKLSYFMLLEDAKKDFEKKFRDKTKNNWVDRDRFVAHPGKYMLIEVRGEDEAQEAMVKMVGGPVRTMVQQVRPCSLDAATQKLITNIFSKDMFKNAMTLMNLDVKKMPLGKLSKQQIARGFEALEALEAALKDPTDGGLSLEKLSSHFYTVIPHNFGRNRPPSINSPELLQAKKDMLLVLADIELAQTLQAAPEEEKVKEVPHPLDRDYQLLKCQLQLLDSEAPEYKVIYTYLEQTGNTYRCPVLQHVWKVNREGEGDMFQAHAKLGNRRLLWHGTNVAVVAAILTSGLRIMPHSGGRVGKGIYFASENSKSAGYVTGMSCGAHQIGYMFLGEVALGREYHITIDEPSLKQPPPGFDSVIARGHTEPDPAKDTELELDGQRVAVPQGQPVPCAEFSSSTFSQSEYLIYQESQCRLRYLLEVHL from the exons ATGGCTCCAAAGCGCAAGCCCCCGGTGCAACATGCGGGTCctgaaaaaaagaaggggcgtcagggggcagaggaggaggacagCTTCCGCTCCACTGCCAAGGCTCTCAGAGCTGCACCCACGGAGAAGCACATAGTCCGAGTGGATCCAGCATGCCCACTCAGCCACAGTCCCAGGACTCAG GTGCATGAAGACTACGCCTGCACCCTGAACCAGACCAACATCgggagcaacaacaacaaattctaCATCATCCAGCTGCTGGAAGAGGGTGACCGCTTCGCCTGCTGGAACCGCTGGGGTCGTGTG GGAGAAGTGGGCCAGTCAAAGCTCAGCTATTTCATGTTACTGGAGGATGCAAAAAAGGACTTTGAGAAGAAGTTTCGGGACAAGACCAAGAACAACTGGGTGGATCGGGATCGTTTTGTGGCCCACCCGGGCAAGTACATGCTTATTGAAGTACGGGGAGAGGACGAGGCCCAGGAAGCCATGGTAAAG ATGGTTGGAGGCCCAGTAAGGACCATGGTTCAGCAGGTGCGGCCCTGCTCCCTGGACGCAGCTACACAGAAGCTCATCACCAACATCTTCAGCAAAGACATGTTCAAGAATGCCATGACCCTCATGAACCTAG ATGTGAAGAAGATGCCCCTAGGGAAGTTGAGCAAGCAGCAGATTGCACGGGGCTTTGAGGCTCTGGAGGCACTGGAGGCAGCCCTCAAAGACCCTACGGATGGTGGCCTCAGCCTGGAGAAGCTATCCTCCCACTTCTACACTGTCATTCCCCACAACTTTGGCCGCAATCGGCCCCCATCTATCAACTCCCCTGAGCTTCTGCAGGCCAAAAAGGACATGCTGCTG GTGCTGGCAGACATCGAGCTGGCTCAGACCCTGCAGGCAGCCCCTgaggaggagaaggtgaaggAGGTGCCACACCCACTGGACCGAGACTACCAGCTCCTTAAGTGCCAGCTCCAGCTGCTGGACTCCGAGGCACCTGAGTACAAG GTAATATATACCTACTTAGAACAGACTGGCAACACCTACAGATGCCCTGTTCTTCAACATGTTTGGAAAGTAAACCGAGAAGGGGAG GGAGATATGTTCCAGGCCCACGCCAAGCTGGGTAATCGGAGGCTGCTGTGGCATGGCACCAATGTGGCCGTGGTGGCCGCCATCCTCACCAGTGGGCTTCGCATCATGCCACATTCTGGTGGCCGCGTTGGCAAGGGCATCTACTTCGCCTCAGAGAATAGCAAGTCAGCGGGCTATG TTACTGGCATGTCCTGCGGAGCCCACCAAATTGGCTACATGTTCCTGGGTGAGGTGGCACTGGGCAGAGAGTACCACATCACCATCGACGAGCCCAGCTTGAAGCAGCCACCCCCTGGCTTCGACAGTGTCAttgcccgaggccacacagaGCCTG ATCCAGCCAAGGACACCGAGCTGGAGCTGGATGGACAGCGAGTGGCGGTGCCCCAGGGCCAGCCCGTGCCCTGCGCAGAGTTCAGCAGCTCCACCTTCTCCCAGAGTGAATATCTCATCTACCAAGAGAGCCAGTGTCGCCTGCGCTACCTGCTAGAGGTTCATCTCTGA
- the PARP3 gene encoding protein mono-ADP-ribosyltransferase PARP3 isoform X2 translates to MAPKRKPPVQHAGPEKKKGRQGAEEEDSFRSTAKALRAAPTEKHIVRVDPACPLSHSPRTQVHEDYACTLNQTNIGSNNNKFYIIQLLEEGDRFACWNRWGRVMVGGPVRTMVQQVRPCSLDAATQKLITNIFSKDMFKNAMTLMNLDVKKMPLGKLSKQQIARGFEALEALEAALKDPTDGGLSLEKLSSHFYTVIPHNFGRNRPPSINSPELLQAKKDMLLVLADIELAQTLQAAPEEEKVKEVPHPLDRDYQLLKCQLQLLDSEAPEYKVIYTYLEQTGNTYRCPVLQHVWKVNREGEGDMFQAHAKLGNRRLLWHGTNVAVVAAILTSGLRIMPHSGGRVGKGIYFASENSKSAGYVTGMSCGAHQIGYMFLGEVALGREYHITIDEPSLKQPPPGFDSVIARGHTEPDPAKDTELELDGQRVAVPQGQPVPCAEFSSSTFSQSEYLIYQESQCRLRYLLEVHL, encoded by the exons ATGGCTCCAAAGCGCAAGCCCCCGGTGCAACATGCGGGTCctgaaaaaaagaaggggcgtcagggggcagaggaggaggacagCTTCCGCTCCACTGCCAAGGCTCTCAGAGCTGCACCCACGGAGAAGCACATAGTCCGAGTGGATCCAGCATGCCCACTCAGCCACAGTCCCAGGACTCAG GTGCATGAAGACTACGCCTGCACCCTGAACCAGACCAACATCgggagcaacaacaacaaattctaCATCATCCAGCTGCTGGAAGAGGGTGACCGCTTCGCCTGCTGGAACCGCTGGGGTCGTGTG ATGGTTGGAGGCCCAGTAAGGACCATGGTTCAGCAGGTGCGGCCCTGCTCCCTGGACGCAGCTACACAGAAGCTCATCACCAACATCTTCAGCAAAGACATGTTCAAGAATGCCATGACCCTCATGAACCTAG ATGTGAAGAAGATGCCCCTAGGGAAGTTGAGCAAGCAGCAGATTGCACGGGGCTTTGAGGCTCTGGAGGCACTGGAGGCAGCCCTCAAAGACCCTACGGATGGTGGCCTCAGCCTGGAGAAGCTATCCTCCCACTTCTACACTGTCATTCCCCACAACTTTGGCCGCAATCGGCCCCCATCTATCAACTCCCCTGAGCTTCTGCAGGCCAAAAAGGACATGCTGCTG GTGCTGGCAGACATCGAGCTGGCTCAGACCCTGCAGGCAGCCCCTgaggaggagaaggtgaaggAGGTGCCACACCCACTGGACCGAGACTACCAGCTCCTTAAGTGCCAGCTCCAGCTGCTGGACTCCGAGGCACCTGAGTACAAG GTAATATATACCTACTTAGAACAGACTGGCAACACCTACAGATGCCCTGTTCTTCAACATGTTTGGAAAGTAAACCGAGAAGGGGAG GGAGATATGTTCCAGGCCCACGCCAAGCTGGGTAATCGGAGGCTGCTGTGGCATGGCACCAATGTGGCCGTGGTGGCCGCCATCCTCACCAGTGGGCTTCGCATCATGCCACATTCTGGTGGCCGCGTTGGCAAGGGCATCTACTTCGCCTCAGAGAATAGCAAGTCAGCGGGCTATG TTACTGGCATGTCCTGCGGAGCCCACCAAATTGGCTACATGTTCCTGGGTGAGGTGGCACTGGGCAGAGAGTACCACATCACCATCGACGAGCCCAGCTTGAAGCAGCCACCCCCTGGCTTCGACAGTGTCAttgcccgaggccacacagaGCCTG ATCCAGCCAAGGACACCGAGCTGGAGCTGGATGGACAGCGAGTGGCGGTGCCCCAGGGCCAGCCCGTGCCCTGCGCAGAGTTCAGCAGCTCCACCTTCTCCCAGAGTGAATATCTCATCTACCAAGAGAGCCAGTGTCGCCTGCGCTACCTGCTAGAGGTTCATCTCTGA
- the LOC131510095 gene encoding IQ domain-containing protein F1-like isoform X1 — MEKDQPQNINEPTEDESQQKEELTSLSSVPLTSENNVEAEDVNTVETQIVDGADKKARQIPRNQNKPSTSNQEVIKIQAWWRGTLVRRTLLHAVIRVLIIQRWWKHILTKLMERRRRTALETFTRKEWAAVKLQSWVRMWRIRRRYCRLLNAVRIIQAYWRCHSCASQGFIKGQYRVTANQLHLELEILLGSGPCIVTECIPLPIKQ, encoded by the exons ATG GAGAAGGACCAGCCTCAAAATATTAATGAACCCACTGAAGATGAGTCTCAGCAGAAAGAGGAACTGACCAGTTTATCCTCAGTACCACTGACCTCAGAGAATAATGTAGAG GCTGAAGATGTAAATACAGTTGAGACACAGATAGTGGATGGTGCTGATAAGAAAGCTAGACAA atCCCAAGAAATCAAAATAAGCCTTCTACCAGTAATCAAGAAGTCATAAAGATCCAGGCCTGGTGGCGAGGCACCCTGGTGCGCCGGACACTACTGCACGCGGTAATCAGAGTGCTGATCATCCAGCGCTGGTGGAAGCACATCCTGACAAAGCTAATGGAGAGGAGGCGGCGGACAGCACTGGAGACCTTTACACGGAAGGAGTGGGCGGCAGTCAAGCTGCAGTCCTGGGTCCGCATGTGGCGCATCCGGAGGCGCTATTGCCGTTTGCTCAATGCTGTCCGCATTATCCAGGCCTACTGGAGGTGCCACTCCTGTGCTTCCCAGGGTTTCATCAAGGGCCAGTACAGAGTCACTGCCAACCAGCTGCATCTGGAGCTAGAGATCTTGCTGGGCTCAGGGCCTTGCATTGTGACAGAGTGTATTCCCCTCCCAATAAAACAGTGA
- the RRP9 gene encoding U3 small nucleolar RNA-interacting protein 2 isoform X2: protein MSAAAAARKRGRSASGAGAGAGAGAGKRRRKADSAGEKGKSKGGGKMNEEISSDSESESLAPRRTEEEEEEELEETAQEKKLRLAKLYLEQLRQQEEEKAEAQAFEEDQVAGRLKEDVLEQRGRLQKSVAKEIQAPAPADIQVLRGHQLSITCVVITPDDSAIFSAAKDCTIIKWSVESRRKLHVIPRAKKGVEGQPPGHGSHILCMAISSDGKYLASGDRSKLIFIWEAQSCRHLYTFTGHRDAVSGLAFRRGTHQLYSTSHDRSVKVWNVAENSYVETLFGHQDAVAALDALSRECCVTAGGRDGTVRVWKIPEESQLVFYGHQGSIDSIQLINEEHMVSGADDGSVALWGLSKKRPLALQREAHGLRGEPGLEQPFWVSSVAALLNTDLVATGSHSSCVRLWQCGEGFRRLDPLCDIPLVGFINSLKFSTSGDFLVAGVGQEHRLGRWWRIKEARNSVCIIPLRRAPRPPTAGS from the exons ATGTCGGCGGCAGCGGCGGCTCGAAAACGCGGAAGGTCGGCCtcgggggccggggccggggccggtgCAGGGGCCGGCAAGCGGCGGCGGAAG GCGGATTCTGCCGGGGAGAAGGGCAAGTCCAAGGGAGGCGGCAAGATGAATGAGGAGATCTCCAGCGACTCCGAGAGTGAGAG cctagcTCCCAGGAGgactgaggaggaagaggaggaggagctggaggagacaGCCCAGGAAAAGAAGCTGCGCTTGGCCAAACTCTACTTGGAGCAGCTCAGGCAACAAG aggaggagaaggcTGAGGCCCAGGCATTTGAGGAGGACCAGGTGGCAGGGCGCCTGAAGGAGGATGTG CTCGAGCAGAGAGGCAGGCTGCAGAAGTCGGTGGCAAAGGAG aTTCAGGCCCCAGCCCCGGCTGACATCCAAGTCTTGCGGGGGCACCAGCTCTCCATCACATGCGTGGTCATCACCCCTGACGATTCAGCCATCTTCTCTGCTGCCAAAGACTGCACCATTATCAAGT GGAGTGTTGAGAGCAGACGGAAGCTTCATGTGATCCCACGAGCCAAGAAGGGTGTGGAGGGGCAGCCCCCTGGCCACGGCAGCCACATCCTCTGCATGGCCATCTCCTCTGACGGCAAGTACCTT GCCTCGGGTGACCGCAGCAAGCTCATTTTCATTTGGGAGGCCCAGAGCTGCCGGCACCTGTACACTTTCACGGGACACCGGGACGCTGTGTCG GGGCTGGCCTTCCGCAGAGGCACCCACCAGCTCTACAGCACGTCCCACGACCGCTCTGTGAAGGTGTGGAATGTGGCGGAGAATTCCTATGTGGAGACACT CTTTGGGCACCAGGACGCCGTGGCCGCGCTGGATGCCCTGAGCAGGGAGTGCTGCGTGACGGCCGGGGGCCGAGACGGGACGGTGCGCGTGTGGAAGATCCCGGAGGAGTCCCAGCTTGTCTTCTATGGCCACCA GGGCTCCATCGACAGCATCCAGCTCATCAATGAGGAGCACATGGTGTCCGGTGCAGATGATGG CTCTGTGGCCTTGTGGGGCCTCTCTAAGAAGCGGCCACTTGCCCTGCAGCGTGAGGCCCATGGGCTGCGGGGGGAGCCAGGCCTGGAGCAGCCCTTCTGGGTGTCATCAGTGGCAGCCCTTCTCAACACGGACCTTGTGGCTACAG GCTCCCACAGCTCTTGCGTGCGGCTCTGGCAGTGTGGGGAGGGCTTCCGACGGCTTGACCCTCTCTGTGACATTCCCTTG gTGGGCTTCATCAATAGCCTCAAGTTCTCCACCTCTGGGGATTTCctggtggctggggtggggcaggagcaCAG GCTTGGCCGCTGGTGGCGCATCAAAGAGGCTCGGAACTCCGTCTGCATCATCCCCCTCCGCagggcccccaggccccccactGCCGGCTCCTGA
- the LOC131510095 gene encoding IQ domain-containing protein F1-like isoform X2 — translation MAEDVNTVETQIVDGADKKARQIPRNQNKPSTSNQEVIKIQAWWRGTLVRRTLLHAVIRVLIIQRWWKHILTKLMERRRRTALETFTRKEWAAVKLQSWVRMWRIRRRYCRLLNAVRIIQAYWRCHSCASQGFIKGQYRVTANQLHLELEILLGSGPCIVTECIPLPIKQ, via the exons ATG GCTGAAGATGTAAATACAGTTGAGACACAGATAGTGGATGGTGCTGATAAGAAAGCTAGACAA atCCCAAGAAATCAAAATAAGCCTTCTACCAGTAATCAAGAAGTCATAAAGATCCAGGCCTGGTGGCGAGGCACCCTGGTGCGCCGGACACTACTGCACGCGGTAATCAGAGTGCTGATCATCCAGCGCTGGTGGAAGCACATCCTGACAAAGCTAATGGAGAGGAGGCGGCGGACAGCACTGGAGACCTTTACACGGAAGGAGTGGGCGGCAGTCAAGCTGCAGTCCTGGGTCCGCATGTGGCGCATCCGGAGGCGCTATTGCCGTTTGCTCAATGCTGTCCGCATTATCCAGGCCTACTGGAGGTGCCACTCCTGTGCTTCCCAGGGTTTCATCAAGGGCCAGTACAGAGTCACTGCCAACCAGCTGCATCTGGAGCTAGAGATCTTGCTGGGCTCAGGGCCTTGCATTGTGACAGAGTGTATTCCCCTCCCAATAAAACAGTGA
- the RRP9 gene encoding U3 small nucleolar RNA-interacting protein 2 isoform X3, with translation MRRSPATPRVRGSQCETSESSLIGRDLSTGWTGCLAPRRTEEEEEEELEETAQEKKLRLAKLYLEQLRQQEEEKAEAQAFEEDQVAGRLKEDVLEQRGRLQKSVAKEIQAPAPADIQVLRGHQLSITCVVITPDDSAIFSAAKDCTIIKWSVESRRKLHVIPRAKKGVEGQPPGHGSHILCMAISSDGKYLASGDRSKLIFIWEAQSCRHLYTFTGHRDAVSGLAFRRGTHQLYSTSHDRSVKVWNVAENSYVETLFGHQDAVAALDALSRECCVTAGGRDGTVRVWKIPEESQLVFYGHQGSIDSIQLINEEHMVSGADDGSVALWGLSKKRPLALQREAHGLRGEPGLEQPFWVSSVAALLNTDLVATGSHSSCVRLWQCGEGFRRLDPLCDIPLVGFINSLKFSTSGDFLVAGVGQEHRLGRWWRIKEARNSVCIIPLRRAPRPPTAGS, from the exons ATGAGGAGATCTCCAGCGACTCCGAGAGTGAGAG GGTCCCAATGCGAGACCAGTGAGAGCTCCCTCATTGGCAGGGACCTGAGCACAGGCTGGACTGGCTG cctagcTCCCAGGAGgactgaggaggaagaggaggaggagctggaggagacaGCCCAGGAAAAGAAGCTGCGCTTGGCCAAACTCTACTTGGAGCAGCTCAGGCAACAAG aggaggagaaggcTGAGGCCCAGGCATTTGAGGAGGACCAGGTGGCAGGGCGCCTGAAGGAGGATGTG CTCGAGCAGAGAGGCAGGCTGCAGAAGTCGGTGGCAAAGGAG aTTCAGGCCCCAGCCCCGGCTGACATCCAAGTCTTGCGGGGGCACCAGCTCTCCATCACATGCGTGGTCATCACCCCTGACGATTCAGCCATCTTCTCTGCTGCCAAAGACTGCACCATTATCAAGT GGAGTGTTGAGAGCAGACGGAAGCTTCATGTGATCCCACGAGCCAAGAAGGGTGTGGAGGGGCAGCCCCCTGGCCACGGCAGCCACATCCTCTGCATGGCCATCTCCTCTGACGGCAAGTACCTT GCCTCGGGTGACCGCAGCAAGCTCATTTTCATTTGGGAGGCCCAGAGCTGCCGGCACCTGTACACTTTCACGGGACACCGGGACGCTGTGTCG GGGCTGGCCTTCCGCAGAGGCACCCACCAGCTCTACAGCACGTCCCACGACCGCTCTGTGAAGGTGTGGAATGTGGCGGAGAATTCCTATGTGGAGACACT CTTTGGGCACCAGGACGCCGTGGCCGCGCTGGATGCCCTGAGCAGGGAGTGCTGCGTGACGGCCGGGGGCCGAGACGGGACGGTGCGCGTGTGGAAGATCCCGGAGGAGTCCCAGCTTGTCTTCTATGGCCACCA GGGCTCCATCGACAGCATCCAGCTCATCAATGAGGAGCACATGGTGTCCGGTGCAGATGATGG CTCTGTGGCCTTGTGGGGCCTCTCTAAGAAGCGGCCACTTGCCCTGCAGCGTGAGGCCCATGGGCTGCGGGGGGAGCCAGGCCTGGAGCAGCCCTTCTGGGTGTCATCAGTGGCAGCCCTTCTCAACACGGACCTTGTGGCTACAG GCTCCCACAGCTCTTGCGTGCGGCTCTGGCAGTGTGGGGAGGGCTTCCGACGGCTTGACCCTCTCTGTGACATTCCCTTG gTGGGCTTCATCAATAGCCTCAAGTTCTCCACCTCTGGGGATTTCctggtggctggggtggggcaggagcaCAG GCTTGGCCGCTGGTGGCGCATCAAAGAGGCTCGGAACTCCGTCTGCATCATCCCCCTCCGCagggcccccaggccccccactGCCGGCTCCTGA
- the RRP9 gene encoding U3 small nucleolar RNA-interacting protein 2 isoform X1, with product MSAAAAARKRGRSASGAGAGAGAGAGKRRRKSQADSAGEKGKSKGGGKMNEEISSDSESESLAPRRTEEEEEEELEETAQEKKLRLAKLYLEQLRQQEEEKAEAQAFEEDQVAGRLKEDVLEQRGRLQKSVAKEIQAPAPADIQVLRGHQLSITCVVITPDDSAIFSAAKDCTIIKWSVESRRKLHVIPRAKKGVEGQPPGHGSHILCMAISSDGKYLASGDRSKLIFIWEAQSCRHLYTFTGHRDAVSGLAFRRGTHQLYSTSHDRSVKVWNVAENSYVETLFGHQDAVAALDALSRECCVTAGGRDGTVRVWKIPEESQLVFYGHQGSIDSIQLINEEHMVSGADDGSVALWGLSKKRPLALQREAHGLRGEPGLEQPFWVSSVAALLNTDLVATGSHSSCVRLWQCGEGFRRLDPLCDIPLVGFINSLKFSTSGDFLVAGVGQEHRLGRWWRIKEARNSVCIIPLRRAPRPPTAGS from the exons ATGTCGGCGGCAGCGGCGGCTCGAAAACGCGGAAGGTCGGCCtcgggggccggggccggggccggtgCAGGGGCCGGCAAGCGGCGGCGGAAG TCTCAGGCGGATTCTGCCGGGGAGAAGGGCAAGTCCAAGGGAGGCGGCAAGATGAATGAGGAGATCTCCAGCGACTCCGAGAGTGAGAG cctagcTCCCAGGAGgactgaggaggaagaggaggaggagctggaggagacaGCCCAGGAAAAGAAGCTGCGCTTGGCCAAACTCTACTTGGAGCAGCTCAGGCAACAAG aggaggagaaggcTGAGGCCCAGGCATTTGAGGAGGACCAGGTGGCAGGGCGCCTGAAGGAGGATGTG CTCGAGCAGAGAGGCAGGCTGCAGAAGTCGGTGGCAAAGGAG aTTCAGGCCCCAGCCCCGGCTGACATCCAAGTCTTGCGGGGGCACCAGCTCTCCATCACATGCGTGGTCATCACCCCTGACGATTCAGCCATCTTCTCTGCTGCCAAAGACTGCACCATTATCAAGT GGAGTGTTGAGAGCAGACGGAAGCTTCATGTGATCCCACGAGCCAAGAAGGGTGTGGAGGGGCAGCCCCCTGGCCACGGCAGCCACATCCTCTGCATGGCCATCTCCTCTGACGGCAAGTACCTT GCCTCGGGTGACCGCAGCAAGCTCATTTTCATTTGGGAGGCCCAGAGCTGCCGGCACCTGTACACTTTCACGGGACACCGGGACGCTGTGTCG GGGCTGGCCTTCCGCAGAGGCACCCACCAGCTCTACAGCACGTCCCACGACCGCTCTGTGAAGGTGTGGAATGTGGCGGAGAATTCCTATGTGGAGACACT CTTTGGGCACCAGGACGCCGTGGCCGCGCTGGATGCCCTGAGCAGGGAGTGCTGCGTGACGGCCGGGGGCCGAGACGGGACGGTGCGCGTGTGGAAGATCCCGGAGGAGTCCCAGCTTGTCTTCTATGGCCACCA GGGCTCCATCGACAGCATCCAGCTCATCAATGAGGAGCACATGGTGTCCGGTGCAGATGATGG CTCTGTGGCCTTGTGGGGCCTCTCTAAGAAGCGGCCACTTGCCCTGCAGCGTGAGGCCCATGGGCTGCGGGGGGAGCCAGGCCTGGAGCAGCCCTTCTGGGTGTCATCAGTGGCAGCCCTTCTCAACACGGACCTTGTGGCTACAG GCTCCCACAGCTCTTGCGTGCGGCTCTGGCAGTGTGGGGAGGGCTTCCGACGGCTTGACCCTCTCTGTGACATTCCCTTG gTGGGCTTCATCAATAGCCTCAAGTTCTCCACCTCTGGGGATTTCctggtggctggggtggggcaggagcaCAG GCTTGGCCGCTGGTGGCGCATCAAAGAGGCTCGGAACTCCGTCTGCATCATCCCCCTCCGCagggcccccaggccccccactGCCGGCTCCTGA